One segment of Methylocella silvestris BL2 DNA contains the following:
- a CDS encoding 3-oxoacid CoA-transferase subunit B, translating to MKPDEIIQRRVARELHPGTLVNLGIGLPTGVSQFISPDAGILFQSENGIVGMGARPPEGMEYAELTDAGGSFVTAVPGAATVDSTTSFGLIRGGHLDATVLGGLEVDEQGRLANWMVPGKMVPGMGGAMDLVTGARRVIVAMQHTARGRPKIVPVCTLPLTSTRRVTLIVTDMAVIEPTLEGLVLRERAPGVSVAEILEATTARMTVPEDVPEMDIRAPTGA from the coding sequence ATGAAGCCGGACGAGATCATTCAGCGCCGCGTCGCGCGCGAATTGCACCCCGGCACGCTCGTCAATCTCGGCATCGGGCTACCGACCGGCGTGTCGCAATTCATCTCGCCGGACGCCGGGATTTTATTCCAGTCGGAGAATGGCATCGTCGGCATGGGCGCGCGACCCCCGGAAGGCATGGAATACGCCGAATTGACCGACGCCGGCGGCAGCTTCGTCACCGCCGTGCCGGGCGCCGCGACGGTCGACAGCACAACCTCCTTCGGCCTCATCCGCGGCGGCCATCTCGACGCAACCGTTCTCGGCGGGCTCGAAGTCGATGAGCAGGGAAGGCTCGCCAATTGGATGGTGCCGGGCAAGATGGTGCCGGGCATGGGCGGCGCCATGGATCTTGTGACAGGCGCGCGGCGCGTCATCGTCGCCATGCAGCACACGGCGCGCGGACGCCCCAAAATCGTGCCGGTCTGCACGCTGCCGCTCACCTCGACGCGGCGCGTCACGCTGATCGTCACCGATATGGCCGTGATCGAGCCGACGCTCGAGGGGCTTGTGCTGCGCGAACGCGCGCCCGGCGTTTCTGTCGCGGAGATTCTTGAGGCGACGACAGCGCGCATGACAGTGCCGGAGGATGTTCCGGAAATGGACATTCGGGCGCCGACAGGCGCGTGA
- a CDS encoding CoA transferase subunit A, with product MKRAISPTAAAALIPDGATIMIGGFMAVGSPHRLIDALVAADKRNLTIIANDTGLPGVGIGKLIAAGCVAKVIASHIGLNPHTQKAMIAGEIEVELVPQGTLAERIRAAGYGLGGVLTKTGLGTIAAEGQRVIDIDGDPWLYAPPLFADFALVAAERADYNGNLSYQLTATNFNPVMAMAGRIVICESREILPVGAVPPDSVDTPGVLVDHLIERAV from the coding sequence ATGAAACGCGCAATTTCGCCGACGGCCGCCGCCGCCCTGATCCCGGACGGAGCCACAATCATGATCGGCGGCTTCATGGCGGTCGGCTCGCCGCATCGGCTGATCGACGCTCTCGTCGCCGCCGACAAGCGCAATCTGACGATCATCGCCAATGACACCGGCCTGCCCGGCGTCGGCATCGGCAAGCTCATCGCCGCCGGCTGCGTTGCAAAGGTGATCGCCTCGCATATAGGGCTCAATCCGCACACGCAGAAAGCGATGATCGCCGGCGAGATCGAAGTCGAACTCGTGCCGCAGGGAACGCTCGCCGAACGCATTCGCGCCGCCGGCTACGGGCTCGGCGGCGTGCTGACCAAGACAGGGCTTGGAACCATCGCGGCCGAGGGCCAGCGCGTGATCGACATCGATGGCGACCCCTGGCTTTACGCCCCGCCGCTGTTCGCCGATTTCGCGCTCGTCGCGGCCGAGCGCGCCGACTACAATGGCAATCTGTCCTATCAGCTGACGGCGACCAATTTCAATCCGGTGATGGCCATGGCCGGCCGCATCGTCATCTGCGAATCGCGCGAAATTCTTCCCGTCGGCGCGGTGCCGCCGGACAGCGTCGATACGCCGGGCGTGCTGGTCGATCATCTCATCGAAAGGGCTGTCTGA